From the genome of Sphingobacterium kitahiroshimense, one region includes:
- a CDS encoding AraC family transcriptional regulator translates to MKPVFAKVLEGFETNIFVTREINRPFFSTEFHFHKECQFTYIVKSEGRRMIGDSLDTFTSDELTFIGSDLPHVWHNDSQDLNINHAASSMALYFEPDKLISTLSLFFNTSKLEQFFALSQRGLIFHGKLKNDLKSILQKMISSEGIPKTILLLELFQKMLNSQEYSFLSSPGYTNTYIAKDNEKIDKIFRHVFDNFSKEINLKEVSKIANMTKHAFCRYFKTRTQKTFIQFVNEVRISQACKLINEDKNQIGNIAYDCGFNSLSNFNKIFKTTKGITPSEYKNELLK, encoded by the coding sequence ATGAAGCCCGTATTTGCAAAAGTTTTAGAAGGATTTGAAACCAATATATTTGTAACACGTGAAATAAACCGACCTTTTTTTTCAACGGAATTTCATTTTCATAAAGAATGTCAATTCACATACATTGTCAAAAGCGAAGGTCGTCGCATGATTGGAGATAGTTTAGATACTTTTACCAGTGATGAACTGACTTTCATCGGATCAGATTTACCACATGTTTGGCACAATGACAGTCAAGATTTAAATATTAACCATGCGGCATCTTCGATGGCATTATACTTTGAGCCGGATAAGTTAATTAGTACACTTTCCCTTTTTTTTAACACATCCAAACTCGAGCAGTTCTTTGCCCTATCTCAGAGAGGGCTAATATTTCATGGTAAATTAAAAAATGACCTGAAAAGTATTTTACAAAAAATGATAAGCAGTGAGGGTATCCCAAAAACGATTCTCTTACTTGAGCTTTTCCAAAAAATGTTAAATTCTCAGGAATATAGTTTTCTTTCAAGCCCAGGATATACAAATACTTACATTGCTAAAGACAATGAAAAGATTGATAAAATTTTCCGACATGTATTCGACAATTTTTCTAAAGAAATAAATTTAAAGGAAGTTTCCAAAATAGCGAATATGACCAAACATGCTTTTTGTAGATATTTTAAAACCCGCACGCAAAAAACATTTATTCAGTTTGTCAATGAAGTCCGTATTAGTCAAGCATGTAAACTCATTAATGAAGATAAAAACCAGATTGGAAATATCGCTTATGATTGTGGTTTTAACAGTTTATCAAATTTTAACAAGATTTTTAAAACTACAAAAGGAATTACTCCAAGCGAGTACAAAAATGAGTTGCTGAAATAA
- a CDS encoding SusC/RagA family TonB-linked outer membrane protein, translating into MNKFSLVSKWKGKFYCPLYRVSTTQKALSLGLVLSLMHVKQNEIFASPLHNIVQSEILVRGKVINQGRGLQDVSVFVKGKKSIGTKTNSAGEFVLEVPKGSTLVFTSVGYKQQEILATSLLSVELQEDASVLDEAVVVGFGTQKKINLTGAVDQISAKQLENRPVTNIGAALQGLIPNLNITNPSGNPTAAATFNIRGTTSINGGGPLILVDNVPHSEDELARLNPNDFETYTVLKDAAAAAIYGARAAFGVVLITTKTAKSDDVQVNLGINTSVRTVGKMPDIVTDPLTVMEYKRMAAAPLYDLFPDAIRDYAKKMQEDPSLPNVILDPTNKLNYMYYGSTDWMDEAYKKTAPTTTVNMSVGKRAEKLQYLFSGEYYKQDGMLKYGEDVLKRYNVRGKADFQVNDWLSFGNNTLLTIRDFNSPVFMDGDFFWNVNRTSSLDVPKNPDGSWTSAGAGLLGRMQEGGRTTRNINEFQTTFNAKAAIIKNIWDINADVTLRRTSGNTDSYDVPIPYKIGPETEIKYAGSTTSYASKSNDNNRYDVINIYSNFNKTFGDHNLSALLGYNQEYRKNEWASLRRNDLLSKDLPTVELATGTMTTRHTIDDWAVQGIFYRLGYNYKGRYLAEFNGRYDGSSRFPKGDRWGFFPSASAGWVISEEQFFEPIKPVLNMFKLRGSYGQLGNQSVANYSFVPTMSASKIGQILGNERPMSIGAPGEVSNSLTWEKVSTTNFGVDLAAINNRLNLNFDTYVRKTEGMLSAGRTLPGVFGTASPKINAADLKTKGWELRLGWNDQFELSNSPFKYNVTFVIANSKAEITKFSNPAGNLGDYYTGMKLGEIWGLEYDGVFENQAQLDALNQVDIGNGNQGNNSYIGDIKFKDLNGDKRINFGKNTLEDHGDRVIVGNSSTQYPYSLDLGGDWKGFNLRVFLQGVGKKDWYPGGAHVYFWGIYAQPWTNVTVQNLDHWTPENPDGYFPAVRAYAAEVSNRSLAVPNKKYMQDASYLRVKNITFGYSLPKQWVEKAGLGRVYFYFSGENLFEKSNLKVSLDPEGLGGQIYPFQRTYSFGMNLNF; encoded by the coding sequence ATGAATAAGTTTTCCCTCGTTTCAAAATGGAAAGGTAAATTTTATTGCCCATTGTATCGAGTTTCAACTACCCAAAAAGCATTATCCCTTGGTTTAGTGCTATCCCTAATGCATGTGAAGCAGAATGAAATATTTGCTTCACCACTTCACAATATTGTACAGTCAGAAATCCTTGTCAGGGGTAAAGTAATCAATCAAGGGCGAGGTTTACAAGATGTATCTGTCTTTGTTAAAGGAAAGAAGTCAATAGGTACTAAAACGAATAGTGCTGGAGAGTTTGTTTTGGAAGTTCCAAAAGGATCAACGCTGGTATTTACTTCGGTAGGTTATAAGCAACAAGAAATCTTAGCTACTTCTTTATTAAGTGTTGAATTACAAGAGGATGCTTCAGTTCTTGATGAAGCTGTTGTGGTAGGTTTTGGAACACAAAAAAAGATTAATTTAACTGGTGCTGTAGATCAGATTTCTGCCAAGCAATTGGAAAATCGCCCTGTCACCAATATTGGAGCTGCGTTGCAAGGATTAATCCCTAATTTAAATATTACAAATCCTAGTGGAAACCCTACTGCAGCTGCGACCTTTAATATTAGGGGCACAACATCTATAAATGGAGGTGGTCCATTAATTTTAGTAGATAATGTTCCACATTCGGAAGATGAATTGGCCCGATTGAATCCTAATGATTTCGAAACTTATACCGTCTTAAAAGATGCAGCCGCAGCTGCTATTTATGGTGCAAGAGCCGCATTCGGTGTTGTGTTAATCACTACTAAAACTGCTAAAAGTGATGATGTTCAAGTAAATTTAGGCATCAACACTTCGGTCCGTACTGTAGGTAAAATGCCAGATATTGTAACAGACCCTCTTACTGTTATGGAATATAAGCGTATGGCCGCAGCTCCACTTTATGATTTGTTTCCTGATGCAATTCGAGACTATGCAAAGAAAATGCAGGAAGATCCGTCATTGCCCAATGTTATTCTGGATCCTACCAATAAATTGAATTATATGTATTATGGTTCGACGGATTGGATGGATGAAGCATACAAAAAAACTGCCCCTACTACGACTGTTAATATGAGTGTTGGCAAAAGAGCAGAAAAGCTACAATACTTATTTTCAGGCGAATATTATAAACAGGATGGGATGTTAAAATATGGTGAAGATGTTCTAAAAAGATATAACGTACGCGGTAAAGCTGATTTTCAAGTAAATGATTGGCTTTCTTTTGGTAATAATACTTTATTGACTATTCGAGATTTTAATTCTCCAGTTTTTATGGATGGTGACTTCTTTTGGAATGTCAATCGTACAAGCTCCTTGGATGTGCCTAAAAATCCTGATGGAAGTTGGACGTCGGCAGGAGCAGGTTTGCTGGGACGTATGCAAGAAGGAGGACGAACGACACGTAATATAAATGAGTTTCAAACAACCTTTAATGCGAAAGCTGCAATAATAAAAAATATTTGGGATATCAATGCTGATGTTACATTGCGGCGTACAAGTGGAAATACTGATTCATATGATGTGCCAATTCCTTATAAAATTGGACCTGAGACAGAGATTAAGTATGCCGGTTCGACGACCTCATATGCAAGTAAAAGCAATGATAATAACAGATATGATGTTATCAATATTTATTCAAATTTTAATAAAACATTTGGAGATCATAATTTAAGTGCTCTACTTGGTTACAATCAAGAATATAGAAAAAATGAATGGGCATCGTTGCGTAGAAATGATCTATTATCAAAAGATTTACCAACTGTCGAACTGGCTACAGGCACCATGACGACGCGTCATACTATAGATGATTGGGCTGTTCAGGGGATTTTTTATAGGCTAGGTTATAATTACAAAGGAAGATACCTTGCTGAGTTCAATGGACGTTATGATGGATCGTCAAGATTTCCAAAAGGTGATCGTTGGGGCTTTTTTCCTTCTGCATCAGCGGGATGGGTAATTTCGGAAGAGCAGTTTTTTGAACCGATTAAACCTGTACTTAATATGTTTAAGCTTAGGGGATCATATGGTCAATTGGGGAACCAAAGTGTTGCAAATTATTCGTTTGTACCCACAATGTCGGCGTCCAAAATCGGACAGATATTAGGAAACGAGAGACCTATGTCAATTGGAGCTCCAGGTGAAGTTTCAAATAGTTTAACTTGGGAAAAGGTTTCTACGACGAATTTCGGTGTAGATCTAGCTGCGATCAATAATCGATTGAATTTAAATTTTGATACATATGTGAGAAAAACTGAAGGTATGCTTTCTGCAGGAAGGACCCTACCTGGCGTTTTTGGAACAGCATCACCAAAGATAAATGCTGCAGATCTTAAAACCAAAGGTTGGGAGTTACGTTTGGGTTGGAATGATCAATTTGAGTTATCTAATTCACCATTTAAATATAATGTCACTTTTGTTATCGCAAATAGTAAAGCTGAGATAACAAAGTTTAGTAATCCTGCCGGGAATTTGGGCGACTACTATACAGGAATGAAGCTTGGTGAAATTTGGGGTTTGGAATATGATGGTGTTTTTGAAAACCAAGCACAATTGGACGCTTTAAATCAAGTTGATATCGGAAATGGTAATCAAGGTAATAACTCTTATATCGGAGATATTAAGTTTAAAGATTTAAATGGTGACAAAAGAATAAATTTCGGTAAAAATACCTTAGAAGATCATGGCGACCGTGTAATTGTCGGGAACTCGAGTACTCAGTATCCGTATAGTTTAGATTTGGGGGGTGATTGGAAGGGATTTAATTTACGCGTTTTCCTTCAGGGAGTGGGTAAAAAGGATTGGTATCCGGGTGGTGCTCATGTTTACTTTTGGGGTATTTATGCCCAGCCATGGACTAATGTAACTGTACAAAATCTGGATCACTGGACTCCGGAAAATCCAGATGGTTATTTCCCTGCGGTTCGAGCTTATGCCGCAGAAGTTTCTAATCGTTCATTAGCTGTTCCAAATAAAAAGTATATGCAAGATGCGAGTTATTTGCGAGTTAAGAATATAACTTTTGGTTACTCACTTCCTAAGCAATGGGTTGAGAAAGCTGGACTTGGAAGAGTGTATTTTTATTTTAGTGGAGAGAATCTATTTGAAAAATCTAATCTTAAAGTTTCGTTAGATCCAGAAGGATTAGGAGGACAGATTTATCCATTTCAACGTACCTATTCTTTTGGTATGAATTTAAACTTTTAA
- a CDS encoding glycoside hydrolase family 2 TIM barrel-domain containing protein encodes MNGKWLFDVDPSESFWKSPQAVDCKNIQVPGEWVMQGCEVEKGAKAGYFRQFEIPVSWKGQRVKLRSNGIFSESTVYINGKKVGSHIGGFTPFEIDVTDFVHYGATNQITIAVRSESLADSLASASRYAVHALGGITRDIFLFAIPETNISSFHVVTDFDATYTDAVLSADVQLSNESIKAKGTLKLAFSLLDTEGRSVDLGKSEYLVDELKNGINLNRSIKFQIRKPHHWTSESPYLYTLICELSDGSGVLHRTKRRVGFRELEVRGNQFFVNGKPIKLRGVNRHEVMPLRGRSLEGDIWAKDVKLFREANVNYIRTSHYPPDERLLEACDELGMFVEVEAPFCWAHETAIKKEDMYPLLVNQHIEMVNRDRSHPSIIMWSLGNESNLYKEYFKEAGEVIKKMDPSRPRIFSQWGPDADNGELEVTNHHYPGPTGPDIYRNSKRPVTFDEYIHVNSYNRFELSADPGVRNMWGPLLDKMWTAMYNSQGVLGGAIWAGIDDTFFLPNNKVVGYGTWGPLDGWRRAKPEYWNMKKSYSPVRLEQRGNLSNDGVVSFDVDNRHNFTDLSACRFEWRSGQDSGAVQVNLPARSKGHFDIDLKNEKHLDQEIYLKIISPLGFVIDEYLYSLKPGIAAAEVEKKGSVSFEEKNEAILVKDKNKVFKINKSDGLLKVYDVHGNNLINQGATLMLLPLNSEGRGIQMVGKDQNFEPFNPVCENWVCQSVVYNTQKDSLTILVKGTYKEAEGAYIYVFKANGVLTVSYDFELRTAVSPRQVGLVFEIPKEFNNLEWKRRGYWNMYPEDHLGSLTGHAVAFNPDLPVSASAGPSALPHLGWSFDQTDAGSNLFRATKENIYSADLSNLDGNKVKVLGNGKQHFRAWISTDKNSINMLVADYNNAEREGFLSSHADVDYRPLKRGDRVTGKVMLRFEK; translated from the coding sequence TTGAATGGGAAATGGTTATTTGATGTTGATCCGAGCGAAAGTTTCTGGAAGTCTCCGCAAGCTGTAGATTGTAAGAATATACAGGTTCCGGGCGAATGGGTGATGCAAGGCTGTGAAGTAGAGAAAGGAGCTAAAGCGGGCTATTTTCGTCAATTTGAAATTCCTGTAAGTTGGAAAGGACAGCGCGTCAAGCTTAGAAGTAATGGGATCTTTAGTGAAAGTACAGTTTATATTAATGGTAAGAAAGTAGGAAGTCATATAGGGGGATTTACTCCTTTTGAGATCGATGTGACAGATTTTGTTCACTATGGTGCTACTAACCAGATTACCATAGCTGTACGTAGCGAAAGTTTAGCTGATTCCTTAGCGAGCGCATCACGTTATGCTGTACATGCCCTTGGTGGTATAACTCGAGATATATTTTTGTTTGCGATCCCAGAGACAAATATTTCTTCTTTTCATGTGGTTACTGATTTTGATGCGACCTATACAGATGCGGTATTGTCTGCGGATGTACAGTTGTCCAATGAATCTATTAAAGCCAAAGGTACTCTTAAACTAGCATTTAGTTTGTTGGACACAGAGGGAAGATCCGTTGATTTAGGAAAGTCGGAATATCTAGTTGATGAGTTGAAAAATGGTATAAATTTAAATCGTAGTATAAAGTTTCAGATTCGTAAACCTCATCATTGGACATCTGAGTCTCCCTATTTGTACACGTTAATTTGTGAATTAAGTGATGGATCGGGTGTTTTACATCGTACAAAGCGAAGAGTTGGTTTTAGAGAGCTTGAAGTAAGAGGAAACCAGTTTTTTGTTAATGGAAAACCGATCAAGTTAAGAGGGGTCAATAGACATGAAGTGATGCCACTGCGAGGAAGATCTTTGGAAGGTGATATTTGGGCTAAAGATGTTAAGTTGTTTAGAGAAGCCAATGTAAATTATATTCGTACATCGCATTATCCTCCTGATGAGAGATTGCTTGAGGCTTGTGACGAGCTTGGTATGTTTGTAGAGGTTGAGGCTCCATTTTGTTGGGCACATGAGACTGCTATTAAAAAAGAGGATATGTACCCTCTTCTGGTGAATCAACATATTGAGATGGTTAACCGGGACAGGAGTCATCCTTCTATTATTATGTGGTCTTTAGGAAATGAGTCTAATCTTTATAAAGAGTATTTTAAGGAAGCTGGTGAAGTTATTAAAAAGATGGATCCATCCCGTCCCCGCATATTCAGTCAATGGGGCCCGGATGCTGATAATGGCGAGCTTGAGGTGACGAACCATCATTATCCTGGTCCAACTGGTCCAGATATATATCGCAATAGTAAACGTCCGGTTACTTTTGACGAATATATCCATGTAAATTCTTACAATCGTTTTGAACTATCGGCAGATCCCGGTGTAAGAAATATGTGGGGACCGTTATTGGATAAAATGTGGACAGCTATGTACAACAGTCAAGGTGTGCTTGGTGGCGCAATCTGGGCTGGAATAGATGATACCTTTTTCTTACCTAACAATAAGGTTGTCGGATATGGAACATGGGGTCCGTTGGATGGCTGGCGTCGGGCGAAACCCGAGTACTGGAATATGAAAAAGTCATATAGTCCAGTAAGACTTGAACAGCGTGGAAATTTATCAAATGACGGTGTCGTATCTTTTGATGTCGACAATCGTCATAATTTTACGGATCTGTCTGCTTGTCGATTTGAATGGCGCTCTGGTCAGGATAGTGGAGCTGTGCAAGTGAATTTACCTGCCAGAAGTAAAGGCCATTTTGATATCGATCTGAAGAATGAAAAACACTTGGATCAGGAAATTTATTTGAAAATAATTTCTCCTTTAGGTTTTGTAATAGATGAATATTTATATTCTCTGAAACCGGGGATAGCGGCCGCGGAGGTTGAAAAGAAAGGTTCTGTCAGTTTTGAAGAAAAAAATGAGGCTATCCTTGTTAAGGACAAGAACAAGGTGTTTAAAATCAATAAGTCTGATGGGCTTTTAAAAGTTTATGATGTCCATGGTAACAATTTGATCAATCAGGGTGCTACATTAATGTTATTACCGCTCAACTCGGAAGGCAGGGGTATTCAAATGGTTGGTAAAGATCAAAATTTTGAACCATTTAACCCTGTTTGTGAGAACTGGGTATGTCAATCGGTGGTCTATAACACACAGAAAGATAGTTTAACTATACTTGTTAAGGGTACATACAAAGAAGCTGAAGGAGCATATATTTATGTGTTTAAAGCAAATGGCGTATTAACGGTTAGCTATGATTTTGAATTGAGAACTGCAGTATCACCAAGGCAGGTTGGATTGGTATTTGAAATACCTAAAGAATTTAATAATTTAGAATGGAAACGTCGTGGATATTGGAATATGTATCCGGAGGATCATCTCGGGTCATTGACTGGTCATGCTGTCGCTTTTAATCCTGATCTACCTGTTTCTGCTTCGGCGGGACCATCTGCCTTACCCCACTTAGGTTGGTCTTTTGATCAGACAGATGCAGGTTCGAACCTCTTTAGGGCAACGAAAGAAAATATTTACTCAGCTGATTTGTCGAATTTAGATGGGAATAAGGTTAAGGTCTTAGGTAATGGAAAACAACATTTCAGAGCTTGGATAAGCACGGATAAAAATAGTATTAATATGTTGGTCGCAGATTACAATAATGCTGAACGTGAAGGTTTTCTATCCTCTCATGCAGATGTTGACTATCGTCCCTTAAAAAGGGGGGACCGTGTAACTGGTAAAGTAATGTTACGGTTTGAAAAATAA
- a CDS encoding glycoside hydrolase family protein, with product MKKPRKFGLYTTALFCLWMIAPSYGQITERPRPKEWDLLVEGARFKDRFLPMPKGKVITGSDWGAEGVRKRYIDNGIEDGERSYWGGNILKGDDGKFHLYVCGWPESSEKGHMEWPNSIVYHTVSDNSIGPYKIVDTIGKGHNPEIFRAKNGKYVISVINGYYISDSYNGPWKYEKFVFDQRDRPIIEGLSNLTFAKREDGSNLMVCRGGGIWFSETGLSPYNQITDKRIYPAVDGEFEDPVVWRDHIQYYLIVNDWLGRIAFYQRSKDGVNWITDPGEAYTTGISFHQDGVKEDWFKYERIKVLQDKYGRAYQANFAVIDVLKLEDKPNDQHSSKNISIPLNPGMLMEMLNTELPSLNTKFVRVKVLKEPNFDPAKELDLQTLRFGKSELVNYGKGSRATKIENTKDGVIITFENSGHGLTQDEFAPKLIGKSRSGKLLFGYTRVPWVAYNEAILSARKPIVDKTKDQQVFEVQVDNFGLVKSKESKLELYILDGEKKTLIASGPIAPLDPYAMSKITLTGIMPLTKVANNPMKLVIHEKGVQKSTFNFDLKLD from the coding sequence GAAAAGTTATAACTGGAAGTGATTGGGGAGCGGAGGGAGTGCGGAAACGATATATTGATAATGGAATTGAAGATGGTGAGCGATCGTACTGGGGCGGTAACATCTTAAAAGGCGACGATGGTAAGTTTCATCTTTATGTATGTGGATGGCCTGAAAGTTCAGAGAAAGGACATATGGAATGGCCGAATTCAATTGTATACCATACGGTTAGTGATAATTCAATTGGACCATACAAAATTGTTGATACTATAGGTAAAGGACATAATCCTGAAATTTTCAGAGCGAAAAATGGTAAGTATGTGATTTCTGTGATCAATGGTTACTACATATCTGATAGCTATAACGGCCCTTGGAAGTATGAGAAATTTGTATTTGATCAACGGGATCGTCCTATCATCGAAGGTTTGTCAAACCTAACCTTTGCAAAACGTGAGGATGGCTCTAATTTGATGGTGTGCCGAGGTGGTGGTATCTGGTTTAGTGAAACAGGTTTAAGTCCTTATAATCAGATAACAGATAAACGTATATATCCAGCTGTTGATGGAGAGTTCGAAGATCCAGTTGTTTGGCGCGATCATATTCAGTATTATCTTATTGTAAATGATTGGTTGGGACGAATTGCTTTTTATCAGCGTTCTAAAGATGGTGTAAATTGGATAACTGATCCAGGAGAAGCTTATACCACTGGTATATCTTTTCATCAGGATGGTGTAAAGGAAGATTGGTTTAAGTATGAGCGCATTAAAGTGTTGCAGGATAAGTACGGTCGAGCTTATCAGGCTAACTTCGCCGTTATTGATGTTTTAAAGTTGGAAGATAAACCGAATGACCAACATAGTTCAAAAAATATTTCGATTCCATTGAACCCTGGAATGCTGATGGAAATGTTGAATACAGAACTACCATCTTTAAATACAAAATTTGTCCGTGTCAAAGTGTTAAAAGAGCCTAATTTTGATCCTGCTAAGGAATTGGATTTACAAACATTGCGATTTGGAAAATCAGAGCTTGTTAATTATGGAAAAGGGAGCCGTGCAACTAAAATAGAAAACACAAAAGATGGGGTTATCATTACATTTGAGAATAGTGGGCATGGGTTAACTCAAGATGAATTTGCTCCAAAATTAATTGGTAAGTCCAGGTCGGGAAAGCTTCTTTTTGGTTATACCAGAGTGCCTTGGGTGGCATATAACGAAGCGATTTTATCAGCTAGAAAGCCGATCGTGGATAAAACAAAAGATCAGCAAGTTTTCGAAGTACAGGTGGATAATTTTGGGCTAGTGAAATCTAAGGAAAGTAAGTTAGAATTATATATTCTTGATGGTGAAAAGAAAACTTTGATCGCTAGTGGACCGATAGCTCCACTTGATCCTTATGCCATGAGCAAAATTACATTAACAGGAATTATGCCATTAACAAAGGTGGCGAATAATCCAATGAAACTTGTTATTCACGAAAAAGGTGTTCAAAAGTCAACATTTAATTTTGATTTGAAACTTGATTAA